A stretch of Triticum aestivum cultivar Chinese Spring chromosome 1D, IWGSC CS RefSeq v2.1, whole genome shotgun sequence DNA encodes these proteins:
- the LOC123170653 gene encoding uncharacterized protein — protein sequence MEYEHRYNSSGSLGKEKRPPAKRGQVKLQIARALSNLVSPGAAADGSKQANRSSFRRETSYN from the coding sequence ATGGAGTACGAGCACCGGTACAACAGCAGTGGCAGCTTGGGCAAGGAGAAGAGGCCTCCGGCGAAGAGGGGGCAGGTCAAGCTGCAGATAGCGAGGGCGCTGAGCAACCTCGTCTCTCCCGGCGCCGCTGCCGACGGCTCGAAGCAGGCAAATCGCAGCAGCTTCAGAAGGGAAACAAGCTACAACTGA